A region from the Leopardus geoffroyi isolate Oge1 chromosome C2, O.geoffroyi_Oge1_pat1.0, whole genome shotgun sequence genome encodes:
- the PLCXD2 gene encoding PI-PLC X domain-containing protein 2 isoform X2 — protein sequence MILEESQNSNPREKNEWGAVTLRKPVPTSVAGSHDSFSYWVDEKSPVGPDQTPAIKRLARISLVKKLMKKWSVTQNLTFREQLEAGIRYFDLRVSSKPGDADQEIYFIHGLFGIKVSDGLMEIDSFLTQHPQEIVFLDFNHFYAMDEAHHKRLVLRIQEAFGNKLCSACSVESMTLQALWEKKCQVLIFYHCPFYKQYPFLWPGKKIPAPWANTTSVRKLILFLETTLSERAPRGSFHVSQAILTPRVKTIARGLVGGLKNTLVHRNLPAILDWVKTQKPGAMGVNIITSDFVDLVDFATTVIELNDLLQEDRALAKC from the exons GCTCACATGATTCATTTAGCTACTGGGTAGATGAAAAGTCCCCAGTGGGGCCTGACCAAACCCCAGCCATCAAACGCCTCGCCAGGATCTCCTTGGTGAAGAAGCTAATGAAGAAATGGTCCGTGACTCAGAACCTGACGTTCCGAGAGCAGCTGGAAGCTGGGATCCGCTACTTCGACCTACGTGTGTCTTCTAAACCCGGGGATGCCGACCAGGAGATCTACTTCATTCACGGACTTTTTGGCATCAAGGTCTCGGATGGGCTGATGGAGATTGACTCATTTCTTACACAGCACCCCCAAGAGATTGTCTTCCTGGATTTCAACCACTTCTACGCCATGGATGAGGCCCACCACAAACGCCTAGTTCTCCGGATCCAGGAGGCCTTTGGAAACAAGCTGTGCTCAGCCTGCAGCGTGGAGAGCATGACGCTGCAGGCCCTGTGGGAGAAGAAGTGCCAG GTTCTTATTTTCTATCACTGTCCCTTCTACAAGCAATACCCCTTCCTGTGGCCCGGAAAGAAGATCCCAGCGCCCTGGGCAAACACCACAAGTGTACGCAAACTAATCCTCTTCTTGGAGACCACTCTGAGTGAGCGGGCCCCACGGGGCTCCTTCCATGTCTCTCAAGCGATTCTCACCCCCCGAGTGAAGACCATCGCCCGAGGCCTGGTTGGTGGCCTCAAGAACACTCTGGTTCATAG GAATCTTCCTGCCATCCTGGACTGGGTGAAAACCCAGAAGCCCGGAGCCATGGGTGTCAACATCATCACATCGGACTTCGTGGACCTGGTGGACTTTGCCACTACTGTCATTGAATTGAACGACCTCCTACAGGAGGATAGAGCTTTGGCTAAatgctga